Proteins encoded by one window of Syntrophales bacterium:
- a CDS encoding PHP domain-containing protein has product MEHIWSKSKIIEFSDIKGDLHVHTNWSDGAHYVEEMAYAAIDLGYEYIAITDHYRGKSGTRGLDENRLKKQIEEIKLLNERLHPFRILTGIEVDINFDGSLDLPDSIIDELNVVIAAIHSSFGQSGEQITMRILIALRNPYVNILGHPTCVCVNADYIKKIIDEAKKYGKSIEINSMPERRNDNDLLIYHARERGVMLSLATDSHQVEQLSLMYSGVGMARRNLCEKKHLLNCLPLENLLSLLKKHRQYFDH; this is encoded by the coding sequence ATGGAACACATTTGGTCCAAAAGCAAAATAATTGAGTTTTCCGACATCAAAGGAGACCTTCACGTACACACAAACTGGAGTGACGGTGCTCATTACGTAGAGGAAATGGCTTATGCAGCCATTGATCTAGGGTATGAATACATTGCCATCACGGATCACTATAGAGGAAAAAGTGGAACTCGGGGGTTGGATGAAAACCGTCTCAAAAAACAAATTGAAGAAATAAAACTCTTAAACGAACGCCTTCATCCTTTCAGAATTCTTACTGGCATTGAGGTGGACATTAACTTTGATGGCTCACTGGATCTACCTGATAGTATAATTGACGAACTCAACGTTGTCATAGCGGCCATCCATTCATCCTTTGGCCAGAGTGGAGAACAGATAACGATGCGCATTCTCATTGCCTTAAGAAATCCTTATGTGAACATCTTAGGTCACCCCACTTGTGTCTGTGTAAATGCGGACTACATAAAAAAGATCATTGATGAAGCTAAAAAATACGGAAAATCCATCGAAATTAACTCTATGCCCGAAAGACGTAACGACAATGATCTCCTAATCTACCACGCAAGGGAAAGAGGAGTCATGCTTTCACTGGCTACAGACTCTCATCAGGTTGAACAGCTAAGCCTAATGTACTCCGGTGTCGGCATGGCAAGAAGGAATTTGTGTGAAAAAAAGCACCTCCTCAACTGTCTTCCCCTTGAAAATCTCCTCTCTCTCCTTAAAAAACACCGTCAATATTTCGATCATTAA
- a CDS encoding AAA family ATPase, protein MRISKIRVNECGPLVKKLWLDLESKDLILIYGRNESGKSFLTDLIINSLFKVKKKNDWGYIRQQASGKITLVGCFSDRLTLEFTPKSRKKLEDYIIESTGYGLPPELVKLLVVRAGEVEIIRSECGLTVEFLKTLFSQQRILNKINEEIGNTFKKATLLEDEGWIDIVQQASEAKSYHQLKTELRHLEELLQEVVEKCDLGELRSLQDRKKELEERKRSLELARNHHAYVLFQGIVKLEERLSKLPTKDEIDEIKNKIENFRQKTRETAKLEEQLLRIEIELKCRDEVEKELNLQDRARRYMAYILSGERNRKFEKLENIEQSTRRLEDLHRRYVEKLNLLSQEEEGLRRREEKVEEYLWLKAAKEHYLKLREDMGKSFVSLRLVLFATLFLALAGMVLQLFDKPGLSFFLMILTLMGLILLMVQISRPQTDQAKEHELRALKDRYQMKYGQELCTFADLEAREKYLENEFYEFEVSKKRIDEWSREFNALVLEINSALSDGIDSKSPVEERLKRVIEENKSSAVRLKQECEEITGLLARLDVKQEDFECEDPRVEFRQEELERLKVKLDRINQAEMTKEHLSLLYDELNVQLNDLRSEINNWFVRFGDRVEPEFWEKKLREWENLKRDLEAELSTKRGELKGFGVPEEKYVAVDPGEEYSLGKVQEVEEKLEVISSDLTNLEDVLRGLRQKVAISTGCDFSASWNVLLDSLFRKIGWIRDQLKKVEACLISKILLSSTIRELDGEEAKKIEAFLNDPEVSGMIYRLTKRYDRIFLAPEDEGKPEVLFVSDGTYDFKLADLSTGTREQVLLALRIAFLKKLLRGEGCFLFLDDAFQHTDYERRPFVVESLVELASSGWQIFYLTMDDHIRDLFQRIGSQLGERYQYIHLN, encoded by the coding sequence ATGAGAATAAGCAAAATCCGGGTTAATGAATGTGGACCTCTTGTGAAAAAATTGTGGTTGGACCTCGAATCGAAGGATTTAATACTTATATATGGGAGAAACGAGTCCGGCAAATCCTTTCTAACTGATCTTATTATCAACTCTCTATTTAAGGTTAAGAAGAAGAACGATTGGGGATATATTCGCCAACAAGCGAGCGGTAAAATCACTCTGGTCGGTTGTTTCAGTGATCGATTAACCTTGGAATTTACCCCCAAGTCTAGGAAAAAATTGGAGGATTATATCATCGAATCAACTGGTTACGGTTTGCCTCCCGAACTGGTAAAACTTTTGGTGGTAAGGGCTGGGGAGGTGGAAATTATCCGCAGCGAGTGTGGACTCACAGTTGAATTCCTGAAGACTCTCTTCTCCCAGCAGAGAATTTTAAACAAGATCAATGAGGAGATTGGGAATACGTTTAAAAAGGCAACTCTTTTGGAGGATGAAGGATGGATTGATATCGTTCAGCAGGCAAGTGAAGCCAAAAGTTATCACCAGTTGAAAACAGAACTTCGTCATCTTGAAGAGCTGCTCCAGGAAGTTGTCGAAAAGTGCGATTTGGGGGAGCTGAGATCTCTCCAGGATAGAAAAAAAGAGCTTGAAGAGAGGAAGAGGAGTTTGGAACTGGCTCGCAATCACCATGCGTATGTGCTGTTCCAGGGTATAGTCAAGTTGGAGGAAAGACTCAGTAAGTTGCCTACCAAAGATGAAATCGACGAAATAAAAAATAAAATCGAGAACTTCAGACAGAAAACCCGGGAAACCGCAAAACTGGAGGAGCAACTTTTGAGAATTGAAATTGAGCTGAAGTGCAGGGATGAAGTCGAAAAGGAATTAAACCTCCAGGATAGGGCCCGGCGTTACATGGCTTATATTTTGTCCGGGGAAAGAAACAGAAAGTTTGAAAAGCTGGAAAACATAGAACAAAGCACTAGACGGCTTGAGGATCTTCATAGAAGGTATGTTGAAAAACTGAATCTTTTAAGTCAGGAAGAGGAAGGGCTGAGAAGAAGAGAAGAAAAAGTCGAGGAATATCTGTGGTTGAAGGCGGCTAAGGAACATTATTTGAAGCTAAGGGAAGATATGGGAAAGTCTTTTGTCTCCCTGCGCTTGGTTCTATTTGCGACGTTGTTTTTAGCCCTGGCGGGAATGGTACTGCAACTGTTCGATAAACCAGGTCTTTCGTTTTTTCTTATGATCTTGACCTTGATGGGATTGATTTTGCTCATGGTGCAAATTTCACGGCCTCAAACCGATCAAGCCAAAGAGCATGAGCTACGGGCCTTGAAGGATAGATACCAGATGAAATACGGTCAGGAATTATGTACATTTGCTGATCTTGAAGCCAGAGAGAAATATCTTGAGAACGAATTTTATGAATTCGAAGTTTCGAAGAAGCGAATTGATGAGTGGAGCCGGGAATTCAACGCTCTTGTATTGGAAATAAATTCTGCTCTCTCAGATGGTATCGATTCCAAAAGCCCGGTTGAGGAAAGACTAAAAAGGGTGATTGAGGAGAACAAAAGCAGTGCAGTCCGGTTGAAGCAGGAATGTGAGGAAATTACCGGTCTGTTGGCACGCCTGGATGTCAAACAGGAGGATTTTGAGTGCGAAGATCCTCGAGTTGAGTTTAGGCAAGAGGAGCTGGAGCGGTTGAAGGTGAAACTTGATAGAATAAACCAGGCCGAGATGACGAAGGAACATTTATCCCTCCTTTATGATGAACTCAATGTTCAACTGAATGACTTGCGGAGTGAAATCAATAACTGGTTTGTGAGGTTTGGAGATAGAGTTGAGCCGGAATTCTGGGAAAAGAAATTGCGAGAATGGGAAAACCTGAAGAGAGATTTGGAAGCTGAACTATCTACCAAACGAGGAGAGCTTAAAGGTTTTGGAGTACCTGAAGAAAAGTATGTTGCCGTGGATCCCGGTGAGGAATACTCTTTGGGCAAAGTTCAAGAGGTGGAAGAGAAGCTGGAGGTTATTTCTAGTGATTTGACAAACTTAGAGGATGTATTGAGAGGTCTTAGGCAGAAAGTAGCGATTTCTACTGGGTGTGATTTTTCCGCTTCTTGGAATGTTTTACTCGATTCACTATTCCGTAAGATTGGATGGATAAGAGACCAACTTAAGAAGGTCGAGGCCTGTCTGATTTCAAAAATTCTGCTTTCTTCAACCATCAGAGAACTCGATGGGGAAGAAGCGAAGAAGATCGAGGCGTTTCTTAATGATCCTGAAGTCAGTGGAATGATTTACCGACTTACTAAAAGGTATGATCGTATTTTCCTAGCTCCAGAAGATGAGGGGAAACCAGAAGTGCTATTTGTTTCCGATGGAACTTACGATTTCAAGTTGGCTGATCTTAGCACTGGTACCAGGGAGCAGGTGCTCCTTGCCCTCCGTATCGCGTTTTTAAAAAAGCTCCTCCGGGGTGAGGGTTGTTTTCTCTTTCTGGACGATGCTTTTCAGCATACCGATTATGAGCGCAGGCCGTTTGTGGTCGAGAGTTTAGTTGAACTGGCAAGCAGCGGATGGCAGATTTTCTACCTGACGATGGATGACCACATAAGAGACCTTTTCCAGCGCATCGGTTCCCAACTCGGTGAGAGGTATCAGTATATTCATCTCAATTAA
- a CDS encoding diguanylate cyclase, whose amino-acid sequence MNIDTIKKHAFLILFVALLLAIYFATYRNYLLFHSIAEIFSIVIACCIFILAWNTKNFISNNYLLFLGIAYLFVGIIDFVHTLAYKGMNIFVGYDANLPTQLWIAARYTESISLLIAPIFVDKRINLTVTLVIFFIFCSFLLASIFYWDIFPDCFIEGKGLTTFKIASEYVISIILCGAIVTLLRIRERFDPVILRYLLAAIGFTIAAELAFTFYVHVYGLSNMIGHYFKIISFYFVYKAIFETGVSNPYSLLLKDLKERQDQLKDAHILARLGHWSWDLKTDKRTWSEETFHIFGIPREKGEPSWEGIKAMIHPDDLPLFLSTIEDARNRGVSYEMDFRIIRPDREHRWIHALGHVKKNEENKVVGLFGTIQDITHRKRLEESVNTERKRFLNLIENLPFALILMDKKGNFLYVNPRFTEIFGYDLGDVPDEKHWFEKAFPNPSYRQEVEKAWLENFKKPGLWQRKALTYKTRCKNGELKFINFEAVELPSEQVMVTCQDVTEQKLLEKKLEDISITDELTGILNRRGFTTLAQQQLKIAERTKKPMLLFFIDLDKMKEINDTLGHQKGDEALRETSAILKKTFRKSDIIGRIGGDEFAVLVLNAGEKEKFLFETRLSEIIRLRNASTQKDYQLSFSMGCAVYDPDNPQNLDSLMSKADTLMYQAKRGSDLKKLQN is encoded by the coding sequence ATGAATATAGATACGATAAAGAAACACGCCTTCTTGATATTGTTTGTCGCGTTATTACTCGCAATATACTTTGCAACTTACCGAAACTACCTTTTATTTCACTCCATCGCTGAGATTTTCTCCATCGTTATAGCGTGTTGTATATTCATCTTGGCGTGGAATACAAAAAATTTTATAAGCAACAACTACTTACTATTTTTAGGCATCGCTTATCTATTCGTCGGTATAATCGATTTTGTCCACACGCTCGCCTATAAAGGAATGAACATTTTTGTAGGATACGATGCCAACTTACCTACCCAACTATGGATCGCCGCACGGTACACAGAATCAATCTCTCTCCTAATTGCTCCTATTTTTGTTGATAAACGCATCAATCTGACTGTAACACTCGTTATCTTTTTTATCTTTTGCAGCTTTTTACTAGCTTCTATATTTTACTGGGACATTTTTCCCGATTGTTTCATTGAAGGAAAGGGTTTAACCACCTTCAAGATTGCAAGTGAGTACGTAATATCAATCATACTTTGCGGTGCTATAGTTACCCTCTTAAGAATCAGAGAACGCTTTGACCCTGTAATATTACGCTACCTTTTGGCTGCAATAGGTTTTACCATAGCTGCAGAACTTGCCTTCACCTTCTACGTACATGTATATGGCCTGTCCAATATGATAGGCCATTACTTTAAGATCATCTCTTTTTACTTTGTCTACAAAGCCATTTTCGAAACAGGGGTGTCAAATCCTTACTCCTTACTGTTGAAAGACCTGAAAGAACGGCAAGATCAACTGAAAGATGCCCACATTCTGGCTAGGCTGGGGCACTGGTCGTGGGACCTTAAAACTGACAAAAGGACATGGTCGGAAGAAACATTTCATATCTTTGGTATTCCTAGGGAAAAGGGTGAACCATCATGGGAAGGAATAAAAGCAATGATCCATCCCGATGATTTACCTCTCTTTCTGAGTACAATTGAAGACGCCAGAAATAGAGGTGTTTCATATGAAATGGACTTCCGTATAATAAGACCAGATAGAGAACACAGATGGATACACGCTTTAGGTCATGTGAAGAAAAATGAAGAGAATAAGGTTGTTGGTCTATTTGGCACCATTCAGGATATCACCCACCGCAAAAGACTAGAGGAATCCGTCAATACTGAGCGAAAGCGATTCCTAAATCTCATTGAGAATTTACCTTTTGCCCTCATCCTCATGGACAAAAAGGGGAATTTTCTCTACGTGAATCCTCGGTTCACAGAGATCTTCGGTTACGACCTCGGGGACGTACCCGACGAAAAACATTGGTTCGAGAAGGCATTTCCGAACCCTTCATACCGACAGGAAGTGGAGAAGGCATGGTTAGAGAATTTCAAAAAACCCGGACTGTGGCAACGAAAAGCTCTGACTTACAAAACCCGCTGCAAGAATGGAGAGCTAAAATTCATCAATTTTGAAGCTGTGGAACTCCCCTCAGAACAGGTTATGGTAACCTGCCAAGACGTAACTGAACAGAAACTCCTGGAGAAAAAACTCGAGGACATAAGCATCACCGACGAACTGACAGGTATTCTAAATCGCCGCGGATTCACCACCTTGGCACAACAGCAGCTCAAAATTGCCGAAAGAACCAAAAAGCCCATGCTGTTATTCTTCATCGATTTGGATAAAATGAAGGAAATAAACGACACTTTAGGGCATCAGAAGGGAGACGAAGCTCTGAGGGAAACCTCAGCGATTCTCAAAAAAACCTTCAGAAAATCGGACATTATAGGACGTATTGGAGGTGACGAATTCGCGGTTTTAGTCTTAAATGCAGGGGAAAAGGAAAAGTTTCTGTTTGAGACGAGACTCAGTGAAATTATAAGACTAAGGAATGCCTCTACACAAAAAGACTATCAACTTTCATTTAGTATGGGATGTGCTGTTTACGACCCAGATAATCCCCAGAACCTTGACTCCCTTATGTCAAAGGCAGATACCTTAATGTACCAGGCCAAACGTGGATCTGATCTTAAAAAATTACAAAATTGA
- a CDS encoding metallophosphoesterase family protein, producing MKIAITADVHLRSKERTPNRYDALDDIFQTCTVEGIGHVFILGDLFDKDFNNCHDFDELCSTYKELRITVLPGNHDVGIKQKSFSSKNVRIIEEPCRETVGGIQAVFFPYSPFFSLDEAIQGFMIRNKLQGKFVIFGHGDWISGARLPNVYEEGVYMPLTRRILEKFLPLRVFLGHIHQPDPAFDRKTRVNYPGSPCGLDINETGKRRFLIYDTDSDELESRGVETSVIYFKEELLVIPLDNEETWIKEKIDKMLKNWNLSDGDLKKVRLKLQVRGFTRDKGKLSRIISDEITNRGINFYDASGADFSELNVSDDETEVRILLLKKLHEKIQQTDLSRFLTSDDDVIKEAAEIIFGMR from the coding sequence ATGAAGATTGCCATAACAGCTGACGTACATCTTCGATCAAAAGAAAGAACCCCGAACCGCTATGATGCGCTTGATGATATATTTCAGACGTGCACAGTTGAGGGAATAGGGCATGTCTTTATCCTGGGAGATCTGTTTGACAAGGATTTTAACAATTGCCACGATTTTGATGAGCTCTGCTCTACTTATAAGGAATTGAGAATAACCGTTCTTCCTGGGAACCACGACGTTGGAATTAAGCAAAAGAGTTTCTCATCCAAAAATGTGAGGATAATTGAAGAACCCTGTCGAGAAACGGTTGGCGGGATTCAAGCCGTTTTTTTTCCCTACAGCCCCTTTTTTTCTCTCGACGAGGCAATACAGGGTTTCATGATTAGGAATAAACTGCAAGGTAAATTTGTAATCTTTGGTCATGGGGACTGGATTTCTGGTGCGCGTCTGCCCAATGTCTACGAAGAAGGTGTTTATATGCCCTTGACAAGACGCATCTTGGAAAAGTTTTTGCCGCTGCGTGTGTTCCTCGGACACATCCATCAGCCCGATCCTGCTTTTGATCGGAAAACTAGGGTAAACTATCCAGGATCCCCCTGTGGTCTCGATATAAACGAAACTGGCAAACGAAGGTTTCTTATATATGACACAGATAGTGACGAGCTGGAAAGCAGAGGAGTTGAAACTTCAGTGATCTATTTTAAAGAGGAACTGCTAGTAATACCGCTGGATAATGAGGAAACTTGGATAAAAGAAAAAATCGATAAGATGTTGAAAAATTGGAATCTCAGCGATGGGGATCTTAAAAAGGTGCGTTTGAAACTGCAGGTACGGGGATTTACGAGGGATAAGGGAAAATTATCCAGAATTATAAGTGATGAGATTACCAATCGAGGAATAAATTTTTACGATGCCTCAGGTGCTGATTTTAGTGAGCTTAACGTATCTGATGATGAGACAGAGGTTAGAATTCTTTTGCTCAAAAAATTACATGAAAAAATTCAACAAACTGATCTCAGTAGATTTCTTACCTCAGACGATGATGTTATAAAGGAGGCTGCGGAGATTATTTTCGGGATGAGATGA